A window of the Branchiostoma floridae strain S238N-H82 chromosome 12, Bfl_VNyyK, whole genome shotgun sequence genome harbors these coding sequences:
- the LOC118427319 gene encoding collagen alpha-1(XXIV) chain-like: MRAEKLLRGDCDGPHRERVPDTSGSLGTVFSVAAALVSVVSLVAVVQDRSLVTSLQIEVSSLKIQVSSLQIQVEVEQEQKSRTEIVVTSLQSQLDQEKSEVLDLKERLLILEEEKMDSGSLQEHLQRFETQVQDGGDLEQNFSTNEESEFSDSVVDEVDQDHNTSYSDTPWQLEDELHDRTKRSSGCTVGCKGQKGDQGLRGVRGLRGPRGWRGLRGPWGVKGAKGSPAGPRGYRGYSGSKGQKGDRGLTGPSIQGQKGDRGLTGYRGYPGSKGQKGDRGLTGTSIQGPKGDRGYSGSKGQKGDRGLTGTSIQGPKGDRGPVGPKGDHGSAGSKGQKGAIGLTGPAPQTYIRRCEVGKVDSGSGGEHILHSTARAWRQVCKHYHFRSPFHVAPIVHLSSILEDSFAGGHRIELTVKRRTERYVEVCMATWWDSRWHQVIVSILACA, translated from the exons ATGAGGGCAGAAAAGCTGCTACGTGGCGACTGCGACGGCCCGCACCGTGAGCGTGTCCCGGATACGTCCGGCTCGCTGGGGACGGTGTTCTCGGTGGCGGCGGCTCTCGTGTCGGTCGTGTCGCTGGTCGCCGTCGTGCAGGACAGGTCGCTCGTCACAAGTCTTCAGATCGAGGTATCTTCCCTCAAGATCCAGGTATCTTCGCTTCAAATCCAGGTGGAAGTCGAACAGGAACAAAAGAGCCGCACTGAAATTGTGGTAACGTCTCTCCAGTCCCAGCTCGACCAAGAGAAAAGTGAGGTTCTGGACCTTAAAGAACGACTTCTAATCTTAGAGGAGGAGAAAATGGACTCTGGTTCCTTACAGGAACATCTACAAAGGTTCGAGACCCAGGTCCAAGACGGGGGCGATCTTGAGCAAAACTTCAGCACAAATGAAGAG TCGGAGTTTTCGGACAGTGTTGTTGATGAAGTTGATCAAGATCATAATACATCATATTCTGACACCCCCTGGCAACTTGAGGATGAACTGCACGACAGAACAAAGAGATCAAGTG GGTGCACTGTAGGGTGCAAAGGACAGAAGGGGGATCAGGGATTGAGAGGAGTAAGGGGATTGAGAGGACCAAGGGGATGGAGAGGCCTGAGAGGGCCGTGGGGAGTGAAG GGAGCAAAGGGCAGTCCAGCCGGCCCTAGGGGTTACCGTGGCTACTCAGGCTCTAAGGGACAGAAGGGTGATCGCGGACTGACCGGTCCTTCTATTCAAGGTCAGAAGGGTGACCGTGGCCTGACAGGTTACCGTGGCTACCCTGGATCCAAGGGTCAGAAAGGTGACCGTGGTTTGACCGGTACATCTATCCAGGGACCCAAGGGTGATCGTGGTTACTCCGGCTCAAAGGGACAGAAAGGTGACCGCGGCCTGACCGGTACATCTATCCAGGGACCGAAGGGTGACCGTGGCCCAGTCGGTCCTAAAGGTGACCATGGCTCTGCAGGCTCCAAGGGACAGAAGGGTGCCATAGGTCTCACTGGTCCTGCTCCACAGACATACATCCGGCGAT GTGAAGTTGGAAAGGTGGATAGTGGATCTGGAGGTGAGCATATTCTCCACAGCACTGCCAGAGCCTGGCGACAAGTGTGCAAACACTACCACTTCAGAAGTCCCTTTCATGTCGCACCAATCGTTCATCTCAGCTCTATCCTCGAGGACAGCTTTGCTGGAGGGCATAGGATAGAACTAACTGTCAAACGACGTACAGAACGCTATGTGGAAGTTTGCATGGCAACTTGGTGGGATTCCCGATGGCATCAGGTAATTGTGTCTATCTTAGCTTGTGCCTGA
- the LOC118427387 gene encoding trimethyllysine dioxygenase, mitochondrial-like, protein MHLRSLASFPGRISQTLSRSNSAGLLTAQSTHAQNIQTFTKKVKHAQLLTPSRSVNFRSTSLLSTSSHVKSRSQTEKKTTGVPASVTKFLECEDHLQLEYKGAKLKLNYVWLRDHCRTGDSINHLTQQRMVDSALIDPNIQPVNVAIDEGTLSITWPDGHQSEYDLEWLLSNTYEGKQHLQGTLEPLLWNLETLSASPSPSVSYQDYLTDDGQLSKLLHNLLKYGFAFVEEAPVTVEATLAVAERISQIRETFFGRFWCFTSDLERHDTAYTAEALGAHTDTTYLNEPAGVQVFHKMEHVGEGGDTLLVDGFHAAERLRQEDPEGFAILSSVSVPHHYLEPTIHTTGVGPVLELEPGPCKELKLIRYNMHDRACLDTVPMEDVSRWYSALRNLTRYIRDPASEYWVTLQPGRILLTYNWRVLHGRSAFTGRRRVAGCYLPRDDVISRARVLKVI, encoded by the exons ATGCATCTCAGAAGTCTGGCAAGTTTCCCTGGAAGGATTTCCCAGACATTATCCAGAAGTAATTCTGCAGGCCTTCTTACTGCACAAAGCACACAtgcacaaaatatacaaacttTCACAAAGAAGGTGAAACATGCACAGTTACTGACTCCATCTCGAAGCGTAAACTTTCGCAGTACCAGTTTGTTGAGCACGTCTTCTCACGTGAAGTCCCGCTCTCAGACAGAGAAGAAGACGACGGGAGTTCCTGCTTCTGTGACCAAGTTTCTTGAGTGTGAGGACCATCTACAGCTGGAATATAAAGGGGCCAAGCTTAAGCTGAACTATGTCTGGCTTAGGGACCACTGCAG GACAGGAGACAGTATTAACCACCTAACCCAGCAGCGCATGGTGGACTCTGCTCTGATCGACCCCAACATTCAGCCTGTTAATGTAGCCATTGACGAGGGGACACtcagtattacat GGCCAGACGGCCACCAATCAGAGTATGACCTGGAATGGTTGCTTAGCAACACCTATGAAGGCAAGCAGCACCTCCAGGGCACCTTGGAGCCCCTGCTGTGGAACTTGGAAACCCTGTCAGCTTCCCCCTCACCCAGCGTCTCGTACCAGGACTACCTGACGGATGATGGACAGCTGTCAAAGTTGCTGCACAACCTGTTGAAGTACGGATTTGCGTTTGTGGAAGAAGCCCCAGTAACCGTGGAAGCAACACTG GCTGTAGCGGAGAGGATCAGTCAGATCCGGGAGACGTTCTTCGGACGGTTCTGGTGTTTCACCTCTGACCTGGAGCGACACGACACGGCGTACACGGCCGAGGCCCTGGGAGCGCACACAGACACCACGTACCTGAATGAACCTGCAGG TGTGCAGGTCTTCCATAAGATGGAACATGTAGGTGAGGGAGGGGACACGCTGCTTGTTGACGGTTTCCACGCTGCCGAGAGGCTTCGTCAGGAGGATCCGGAAGGTTTCGCCATCCTCTCGTCCGTGTCAGTCCCACATCACTACCTGGAGCCTACCATTCACACCACGGGGGTGGGGCCTGTACTGGAACTGGAACCTGGACCCTGCAAGGAACTCAAGCTCATCAG GTACAACATGCATGACCGAGCCTGTCTGGACACAGTACCGATGGAGGATGTGAGTCGCTGGTACTCTGCGCTCAGGAACCTCACCAGGTACATCCGGGACCCAGCTTCCGAGTACTGGGTTACACTCCAACCAG gtcgAATCTTGCTGACCTATAACTGGCGGGTCCTACACGGGCGGTCAGCCTTCACTGGACGGCGGAGGGTAGCAGGCTGCTACCTACCCAGGGATGATGTCATCAGCAGGGCGAGGGTACTCAAGGTCATATAA